The following are from one region of the Arachis duranensis cultivar V14167 chromosome 10, aradu.V14167.gnm2.J7QH, whole genome shotgun sequence genome:
- the LOC107471013 gene encoding uncharacterized protein LOC107471013, whose translation MLRPSSASATSQAVDPEEGIDLKLQVQELTQSLHQQAHELIDHREILEHPSTTAIHPHLVTPHQHRKKKKGKERNGESLREERENQSCGRREKQSKTAPVSWVSPPPLTLLWTAKPPPLPLTKRREGDAVEQTVRERELPSTRRHHRVRGGEEEREREEEAVAIAVCAPSSLPFVNQTPSPSEALAAAENPITVRSIASPLGGFEGGEEADSITPAAGGGTSCATAPLSPGNAAAAVEIHCRSVSEFFLCYGLISRCCMSRLGLPPLLRGWNELWL comes from the exons ATGTTGAGGCCATCATCCGCTTCTGCCACCAGTCAAGCTGTCGACCCTGAGGAAGGCATTGATTTGAAACTGCAGGTGCAAGAGCTCACTCAGAGCCTTCATCAGCAGGCTCATGAGTTGATCGATCATCGGGAGATCCTTGAACAC CCCTCTACCACCGCCATCCACCCTCACCTTGTTACCCCTCACCAacacagaaaaaaaaagaaaggaaaagaaagaaatggtGAGAGCttgagggaagagagggagaatcaGAGCTGTGGGAGAAGAGAGAAGCAGAGCAAGACAGCGCCGGTGTCGTGGGTCTCGCCACCACCGTTGACGCTGCTGTGGACTGCGAAGCCGCCGCCGCTTCCACTGACGAAGAGGAGAGAAGGGGACGCCGTTGAGCAAACCGTGCGAGAGAGGGAGCTGCCTTCCACGCGTCGCCATCATCGAGTCCGAGGCGGAGAGGAGGAGCGCGAGCGGGAGGAAGAAGCCGTCGCCATCGCCGTTTGTGCTCCGTCATCGCTGCCGTTCGTGAACCAGACGCCGTCGCCATCAGAAGCTCTTGCCGCCGCCGAGAATCCCATCACTGTCAGATCCATTGCATCGCCGTTGGGGGGCTTCGAAGGGGGAGAAGAAGCTGATTCCATTACACCCGCTGCCGGAGGGGGAACCAGCTGCGCCACCGCGCCTCTGTCGCCGGGAAACGCTGCTGCCGCTGTCGAGATCCACTGCCGCTCTGTTTCTGAGTTTTTCCTTTGTTACG GATTGATTTCTCGTTGTTGCATGTCGCGTTTGGGATTGCCGCCGTTGCTGCGAGGGTGGAATGAGCTGTGGTTGTGA